The sequence CAGCTGGGGCATCCTCTATCTGCAGGAGATCCGTGGCTTCTCCCTGCCCGACGCCGGCCTTGTGCTGACCGCGAGCATGCTGGGCGGGGTGGCGGGCACCTTCTGCTTCGGCTTCATCTCCGACAAGCTGTTCGCCTCCCACCGCCCGCCCACCAACCTGATCTATGGTCTGGTCGAGCTGGGCGGGCTGCTGCTGGTGTTCTACGGCCCGACGGGCCTCGTACCCATGATGATCGGCTTCATCGCCTTCGGCTTCGGCATGGGCGGGCTGATCACCTCGCTGGGGGGCCTGTTCGCCATCGACATCTGCCCCAAGCGGGCGGCGGGCGCCGCGCTCGGCACCGTGGGGGTGTTCAGCTACCTGGGCGCGGCCGTGCAGGAGCAGATCAGCGGCCACCTGATCCAGGCCGGGCTGCATGTCGCTGGCGGGCACAAGCACTATGACTTCGGCCCGGCCATCCTGTTCTGGGTCGGCGCCTCGGCCGTGTCCTTGGTGCTCGCCACCAGCCTCTGGCGCGTCAGGGTGGTGGACTGATGGCCCAATTCCGCATTCAGATCGCGCCCATCTACCGGCAGCAAGAGGTCAGCCGTGCCCGATAGCCGTATCGCCACCGCCGAGGAGCTGGCCGATCTCGTCCGCCGCGAGAACCTCAGCCACATCAAGGTCGGGGTGTTCGACGTCGATGGGGTGATGCGCGGCAAATATATGAGCCGCGACAAGTTCCTGTCCTCGCTGTCCGGCGGCTACGGCTTCTGCGACGTGGTGCTGGGCTGGGACAGCGACGACCAGCTCTATGACAACACCCGGTTCACCGGCTGGCATACCGCCTATCCGGACGCGGCGGTGCGGCTCTTGCCGCAGACTGTGCGCCGCCTGCCGCACGAGGGCGGCATGCCCCTGGTGCTCAGCGAGTTCGCCGGGGCGGCCGAGGCGGTCTGCCCGCGCGGCGTCCTGCGACGGGTGCTGAACCGCGCCGACGAGGTGGGCTATGCGGTCAAGGCCGCCGCCGAGTTCGAGTTCTTCGTCTTCAGCGAGACCCCGGAAAGCGTGCGGGCCAAGCACTATCAGGACCTCAGCTCTCTCACGCCCGGCAATTTCGGCTATTCGATGCTGCGCAGCGGGGTCCACGCCGAGCTCTATCGCGAGCTTCTGGAGTTCTGCGAGCAGCTGGATCTCGGCATCGAAGGGCTGCACACCGAGACCGGGCCGGGCGTGCTGGAAGCGGCCCTGGGCGTCGACGAGGCCCTGGCGGCGGCGGACAAGGCGGCCCTGTTCAAGACCATGGCCAAGGTCTTCTTCCAGCGGCGCGGCCTGATGGCGACCTTCATGGCCAAGTGGAACGCCGACCTGCCTGGCTCGTCGGGCCACCTGCACAGCTCCCTGGCCGACAAGGCGACGGGGAGGGGCGCCTTCTTTGATGCCGGCAAGGCCCACAACATGTCCGACACGATGCGCTGGTACGTCGGCGGGCAACAGGCCCTGATGCCCGAGCTTCTGTCGATGATCGCTTGCACGGTGAACAGCTATTCGCGCCTGGTGCCGGGCTACTGGGCCCCGACCTCGGCCACCTGGGGCTATGAGAACCGCACCTGTGCGCTGCGCGTGATCGGCGGCTCGGAGAAGTCGCAGCGGGTCGAGTACCGGATCGCCGCCGCCGACATCAATCCCTATATCGCCCTGGCCGCCGCGATCGGCTCGGGCCTCTGGGGAATCGAGCACCGCATCGAGCCCGACGCGCCCCTGACCGGCAACGCCTATGAGCAGGAGACCAGCGCCCGCGCCCTCCCCGGGACGCTCTGGGAGTCCGCACAGCGCCTGCGCGCCTCCGAGGCCGCCAAGGCCCTGTTCGGCGAGGCTTTTGTCGACCACTACGCCTCCACCCGCGAGTGGGAGGAGCGCCAGGCCCGCCGCGCGGTCACCGACTGGCACCTGGCCCGCTATTTCGAGATCATCTGAGAAGCGTCATGAGCGAAATCGTCTGTATCTCTCCCATCGACGGCAGCGTCGTCGACCGTCGCCCGACCCTCAGCGGCTCGGCCATCGAGGCAGCCCTCACCGCCGCCCGCCAGGCCCAGCGCGAGTGGGCTGCAACCCCGCTGGCCGAGCGCTGCGCCAAGGCCCTGGCCTTCCTTGACGCCATGCTGGCCATGAAGGACGAGGTCGTGCCCGAGCTCGCCTGGCAGATGGGCCGGCCGGTCCGTTTCGGCGGTGAGTTCGGCCCCATGACCGACCGGGTCCGCTACATGGTCGCCAACGCCGAGGCGTTCCTCGCGCCCCTGGTCCCGGCGGGCGCGTCCGACGCCTCGATCCGCCGCTTCATCCGCCGCGAGCCCCTGGGCGTCGTCTTCACCATCGCCCCCTGGAACTATCCCTACCTGACCGCGGTCAATTCGGTGGTGCCGGCCCTGGTGGCGGGCAATGCGGTGCTGCTGAAGCACGCCGCCCAGACCATCCTGGTGGGCGACCGCTTCCAGATGGCCATGGACCGGGCCGGCCTGCCCAAGGGCCTGTTCCAGACCCTGGCCCTCAGCCACGAGGATACGAGCCGGATCATCTCCGCCGGCGCGGTGGACCTGGTCTGCTTCACCGGCTCGACCGCCGCGGGCCAGGTGATCGAGCGGGCCGCGGCCGGGACCTTCACCAATGTCGGGCTGGAGCTGGGCGGCAAGGACCCGGCCTATGTCCGCGCCGACGCCAACCTGGAGCACGCCATCGAGAACCTGGTCGACGGCGCCTTTTACAACAGTGGCCAGTGCTGCTGCGGCATCGAGCGCATCTATGTGCATGAGAGCCTGTACGACCGCTTCGTCGAGGGTGCGGCGGCCCTGGCGGCCAAGTACGTGCTGGGCGACCCGCGCGACCAGGCCACCACGCTTGGACCCATGGCCCAGGCCCGCCTGGCCCAGGTGGTGCGCGACCAGACGGCCGAGGCGCTCGCCATGGGCGCCAAGGCCCTGATCGACACTACGCCCTTCGCCGCCGACCGGGGTGAGGGGGCCTATCTGGCGCCCCAAGTGCTGGTGGACGTGGACCACCGCATGCGGGTGATGACCGAGGAGTCGTTCGGGCCGGTGGTCGGGATCATGAAGGTCTCGGGCGATGAAGAAGCCCTGAAATTGATGAACGACAGCGTCTATGGCCTGACCGCCGCCATCTGGACCAGCGACGTCGACGCCGCCCAGGCCCTGGGCGAGCGGATCGAGACCGGCACGGTGTTCATGAACCGCTGCGACTACCTGGATCCCGGCCTCGCCTGGACCGGGGTCAAGGACACCGGCCGCGGCGCCACCCTGTCCAAGCTGGGCTATGACGCCCTGACCCGGCCCAAGTCCTTCCACCTGCGTTCGCTCGCTTAAAGGAGCCCTTCCGTGATCGGCAACTGGAACTATCCGACCAGCGTCAAGTTCGGCGCCGGCCGCGTCTCGGAGATCGCGGCTCTGTGCCGGGGCGCAGGCATCGCGGCGCCGCTGGTGGTCACCGACAGCGGCCTGGCCTCCAATCCCATGATCGCGCGGGTGCTGGACCTGCTGCGCGCCGGTGGGCTCAAGGCCGAGCTGTTCGCCGAGATCAAATCCAACCCGGTGGGCGCCAATGTCGAGGCCGGGGTCGCCGCCTATCGCGCGGGCCAGCACGACGGGGTGGTGGCCATCGGCGGCGGCTCGGCCCTGGACGTGGGCAAGGTGATCGCCTTCATGTCCGGCCAGACCCGGCCGCTGTGGGACTTCGAGGACGTCGGCGACTGGTGGACCCGGGCCGATCCGGCCGGAATCGCCCCGGTGATCGCCGCCCCGACCACCTCGGGCACCGGCTCGGAGGTCGGCCGCGCCGGGGTGATCACCGACGAGAGCAACCACACCAAGAAGATCATCTTCCACCCGAAGATGATGCCGGTGGTCACCCTGTGCGACCCGGAACTGACCCTGGGCCTGCCCGCGCACCTGACCGCCGCTACCGGTATGGACGCCCTGTCCCACTGCCTGGAGGCCTATTGCGCACCGGGCTTTCATCCGATGGCGGACGGCATCGCCATCGAGGGCGTGCGGCTGGTCAAGGAGGCCCTGCCGACCGCGACCCGCAACGGCGCTGACATCGAGGCCCGGGCGCAGATGATGGCGGCGGCGGCCATGGGGGCCACGGCGTTCCAGAAGGGGCTGGGCGGCATGCACGCCCTGGCCCATCCGATCGGGGCGGTGTTCGACACCCATCACGGCCTGACCAATGCGGTCCTGATGCCTTATGTGCTGCGCTTCAACCGCTCGGCCATCGAGACACGGATCGACCGCCTGGCCGCCTATCTGGGCATTGAGGACGGTTTCGACGGCTTCCTGGCCTGGGTGCTGGCGCTGCGCGCCGAACTGGGCATCCCCCACGCCCTCTCGGCCCTGAAAGTGGACCCGGCCAAGGCCGACCTGATCGCCGCCATGGCGGTCGAGGACCCCTCGGCCGGCGGCAATCCGATCAAGCTCGATGTCGCCGCCACCCGGCGCATCTTCGACGAAGCCATGGCCGGCTGAGCCGCGCCGCATCCCTGACCGAGGAGCCGTCCGCTTGCTGACCCGTAGAACCGTCGTCTCGACCGCCGGCGCCCTCGGCGCAGCCGCCGCCATCGGCGCCGGGCCGGCCGTCGCCAAAAAAGCCCGGCGCAAGCCGATCGTCATCGCCCATCGCGGCTGCAGCGGCGAGCGGCCCGAAGAATCGCGCCTGGCCTATGAGCTGGCCATCGACGAGGGCGCCGACTTCATTGAGCCGGATCTCTGCCCGACCAAGGACGGTCACCTGGTCTGCCGTCACGAGCCCGAGATCGGGGGCACCACCGATGTCGCCCATCACCCCGAGTTCGCCGATCGCAAGAAGACCCTGGTGATCGACGGCGAGAGCATCACCGGCTGGTTCACCCAGGACTTCACCCTGGAGGAGTTGAAGACCCTGCGTTGCCGCGAGCGCCTGCCGGAAATCAGGCCCGACAGCGCCAAGTTCGACGGCCAGGCGCCGATTCTGACCTATCAGGAGGTGGTCGACATCGCCCGCGCCGGCACGCGCCGCACGGGTCGGACGGTCGGCACCTATCCGGAGATGAAGCACCCGACCTTCTTCGCCTCCATCGGCCTGCCGCTGGAGCACCGGCTGGCGCATCTCCTGAAGATCAACAACCTCAGCTCGCGCAGCGCGCCGGTGTTCGTGCAGTGCTTCGAGGTCGGGGCGCTGAAGACCTTCTCGCACCTGTCGGCGGCGCCGCGGGTGCAGCTGATCGACAACGAGGGCGGGCCGGCCGACCTGCCCAAGCTGACCTATGCCGAGATGGTCACGCCCGCGGGGCTGAAGCAGGTTCGCGCCTATGCCGACGCCATCGGGCCCAACCAGGCCATGGTGCTGGACTTCAACGCCCAGCCCAAGCCGAAGCCCACCAGCCTGGTGGCCGACGCCCACAAGGCGGGGGTGATGGTGCACAGCTGGACGGCGCGCAAGGAGAACTTCTTCCTGCCCAAGTCGCTGCAGATCGGCGATCCCGCAGCCCCCGACTTCGCCCGCCAGACGGGCGACATCGACTATCTGCTGGGCGCCCTCTATGCGACCGGCATCGACGGGGTGTTCAGCGACTTCTCCTCCCTCAACCTGAAGGCCAGGAACGCTTACCTGGCCTCGCGCGCGCACGCCTGACGGAGGAAGCCGATTGAGCGAAGATGAAGCGTCCGACGACGTCGCCGCCCTGCACGCCATGGGCTACGCGCAGGAGCTGGCCCGCAACATGGGGCGCTTCTCCAACTTCGCCATCTCGTTCTCGATCATCTGCATTCTCTCCGGCGGGGTGAATTCCCTGGCCCAGGCGACCAGCGGGGCGGGCGGCGCGGCGGTGGGGCTGGGTTGGCCGATCGGCGGGGGCTGCGCCCTGTTGTTCGCGCTCGGCATGGCCCAGATCGCCTCGGCCTATCCGACCGCCGGCGGGCTCTATCACTGGAGCTCGATCCTCGGGGGACGGTTCTGGGGCTGGCTTACCGCGTGGTTCAACCTGATCGGCCTGATCACCGTCCTGGCGGCGATCAATGTCGGCACCTTCGGCTTCTTCGTCGGCGCCTTCGGGAGCAGCCTGCACGTTTCGGCCGGCTACTGGCCGCAGCTGATCTTCATGGTCGTGGTCACCGGCCTACACGGCCTGGTCAACCACCTGGGCATCAAGCTGACCTCGCGCCTGACCGATCTCTCCGGCTATCTGATCCTGGGCGGGGCGGTGCTGCTGACCGCGCTGCTCTTGATCTACGCCCCGAGCCATCACATCGAGCGCCTGTGGACCTTCGCCAACTATTCCGGCGACGCCGGCGGCGGGGTCTGGCCCAGGACCGGCTCGGTCTTCATGCTGTTGATGCTGGGCCTGCTCCTGCCGGTCTATACCCTGACCGGCTACGACGCCTCGGCCCATACGGCGGAAGAGACGGTGGACGCCTCGCGCAACGTGCCGCGGGGGATCATCCACGCCGTGATCTGGGCCTCGCTGTTCGCCTGGGTGCTCTCCTGCGCCTTCGTCATCGCCATACCGGACATGAAGGAGGCCGCGCGCCAGGGCTGGAACGTGTTCTTCTGGGTGATGGATAAGACGCTGCCCAGGCCGGTCGAGCTTCTGGTCTACGCCGTAATTTTCGTCGCCCAGTTCCTGGCGGGGCTTGCGACCGTGACCTCGGTCTCGCGCATGATCTTCGCCTTCGCCCGCGACGACGGCCTGCCGGCCTCGCATCTGTTCAAGAAGGTCAGCCCGCGCTTTCGCACGCCGGTGGCCGCGATCTGGGTCGGGGTGGGGCTCGCGGTGGCGTTCACGGTCTATGCGGACGCCTACTCGACGGTCGTGTCGGTGACTTCGATCATCCTCTACATGTCCTACGCCATGCCGATCGCGGCCGGGCTGTTCGCCTACGGGCGCAGCTGGACCCGCATGGGGCCCTGGGACATGGGACCGGCCTACCGCATCGTCGCCGGTCTCTGCATCGCCGTCTCGCTGGGCATCTTCTACATCGGGGTGCAGCCGCCCAACGGCCAGGCCCTGGTCGTGCTTCTGGCGATCTTCGCCATCACCGGCGCGCTGTGGCTGGTCTCCGAGCGCAAGCGGTTCAAGGGGCCGCCGATCGGGAGCGAGATCGCCAAGCGCCGGGCCGAGATCGCGGAGGCGGAATCCCTGCTCGACGCTGCGGCCGAGGCTGCGCCGCCGGCCTGACCCGAACGGGCGATCCTAACCCATGGACTCCGGACTTTGTCGCTCGTCAAAGTCGAGGCCGGCGTCCCGGCCCAATTGCCAGATGACAGTGGCGCCCATCAGCGAATTGGATTGGACCACAAAGAGTTCGAGCCGCTTCGGAAGCTGACCGGACCCCTGAAAACTGATCCTGGCGCCCGTAGCCGATATGTCGACGATCATGCATTCAGCCTCGAACGCCGCATCGGCGTTGGAGATGCGCGCCGCCCAAGCCACAGGTATGCGCACTGCGCGGCGTCGTTCCACTCCAGCTGGCCTTTGAGCCGGGTCAACGGACTGCGCTTCGGATAGGGCCTCCAACATTGGCTCCTCGCTTTCGGAAGCAGACGACCGGCGGGCAGGCCTCGCCCACAGATATGTGCAGAACGCTCTGCACAAGCTCTACATAGGCGGCCATTACTGCAAATATAACAGTAAAATCATATAGTTAATTCAATTCATTAATTTTTTAAGGATGAACGGATCTGGGCGAGGCGCTTCGCTCAAATCACCTCGACCCTACGCCTGGTGGAACCTCTGGGGCGCCAGCTTCGCCGCGTCGACGCCGAAAGCCCTCAGGTCCTCCGGGACCTGGCGGCCCAATATCAAAGCCGCCGCGAGCCGCCCCGCCGCCGGCGCGGTCTGCACGCCATAGCCGCCCTGGCCGGCCAGCCAGAAGAAGCCGTCGCAGGCGCCGTCATAGCCGATCACCGGCGAACGGTCCGGCGCGAAGGTGCGCAGCCCCGCCCAGGACCGCAGCACCCGGCGCACCGGCAGGTCCGCCACCTGCTGGATGCGGTCGACGCACTCGGCCACATCCATATCGTCCGGCCAGGCGTCGCAGGGGGCCGACGAAGTCTCGTCCGCCGGCGAGGCCAGGATGCGGCCAGCGTCGGGCTTGAAGTAGAAGCTTTCGAGGATGTCGATCACCGCCGGCCAAGCGGTGATGTCATGGCCTTCCGGCGCCTCGATCAGAAGGGCCGTACGGCGCAGCGGGGCCAGGCCCACAGAATGCGCGCCGGCCAGCTCGGCCACCTGGTCCGCCCAGGCGCCCGCGGCGTCGACCACCACCCCGGCCGTGACGGTCTCGCCATCCCTGAAGCGAACGCTCCAACCCTCCGAGGACCGGTTCAACTCCACGATCTCGGCCGACAGGCGGATATCGGCGCCCTTGGCCTTGGCGCCTTTCAGGAAGCCGACATGCAGGCCGTTGACGTCGATGTCGCAGGCCGAGGGCTCCGCCAGAGCGGCCGTGGTCTTGCCGGGATAG is a genomic window of Phenylobacterium montanum containing:
- a CDS encoding iron-containing alcohol dehydrogenase — its product is MIGNWNYPTSVKFGAGRVSEIAALCRGAGIAAPLVVTDSGLASNPMIARVLDLLRAGGLKAELFAEIKSNPVGANVEAGVAAYRAGQHDGVVAIGGGSALDVGKVIAFMSGQTRPLWDFEDVGDWWTRADPAGIAPVIAAPTTSGTGSEVGRAGVITDESNHTKKIIFHPKMMPVVTLCDPELTLGLPAHLTAATGMDALSHCLEAYCAPGFHPMADGIAIEGVRLVKEALPTATRNGADIEARAQMMAAAAMGATAFQKGLGGMHALAHPIGAVFDTHHGLTNAVLMPYVLRFNRSAIETRIDRLAAYLGIEDGFDGFLAWVLALRAELGIPHALSALKVDPAKADLIAAMAVEDPSAGGNPIKLDVAATRRIFDEAMAG
- a CDS encoding PilZ domain-containing protein yields the protein MERRRAVRIPVAWAARISNADAAFEAECMIVDISATGARISFQGSGQLPKRLELFVVQSNSLMGATVIWQLGRDAGLDFDERQSPESMG
- a CDS encoding glycerophosphodiester phosphodiesterase: MLTRRTVVSTAGALGAAAAIGAGPAVAKKARRKPIVIAHRGCSGERPEESRLAYELAIDEGADFIEPDLCPTKDGHLVCRHEPEIGGTTDVAHHPEFADRKKTLVIDGESITGWFTQDFTLEELKTLRCRERLPEIRPDSAKFDGQAPILTYQEVVDIARAGTRRTGRTVGTYPEMKHPTFFASIGLPLEHRLAHLLKINNLSSRSAPVFVQCFEVGALKTFSHLSAAPRVQLIDNEGGPADLPKLTYAEMVTPAGLKQVRAYADAIGPNQAMVLDFNAQPKPKPTSLVADAHKAGVMVHSWTARKENFFLPKSLQIGDPAAPDFARQTGDIDYLLGALYATGIDGVFSDFSSLNLKARNAYLASRAHA
- a CDS encoding NAD(P)/FAD-dependent oxidoreductase; translation: MAHFDVLIIGSGMAGASAAFALAGEAKVLVAEREDQHGYHTTGRSAALYSAAYGDANIRALTTASRAFFDAPPAGFCDYPLLSPRGCLYLAAPGDEAALTELADEVRGNGIETHLLDAAEARRRVPILYPGKTTAALAEPSACDIDVNGLHVGFLKGAKAKGADIRLSAEIVELNRSSEGWSVRFRDGETVTAGVVVDAAGAWADQVAELAGAHSVGLAPLRRTALLIEAPEGHDITAWPAVIDILESFYFKPDAGRILASPADETSSAPCDAWPDDMDVAECVDRIQQVADLPVRRVLRSWAGLRTFAPDRSPVIGYDGACDGFFWLAGQGGYGVQTAPAAGRLAAALILGRQVPEDLRAFGVDAAKLAPQRFHQA
- a CDS encoding amino acid permease, which translates into the protein MSEDEASDDVAALHAMGYAQELARNMGRFSNFAISFSIICILSGGVNSLAQATSGAGGAAVGLGWPIGGGCALLFALGMAQIASAYPTAGGLYHWSSILGGRFWGWLTAWFNLIGLITVLAAINVGTFGFFVGAFGSSLHVSAGYWPQLIFMVVVTGLHGLVNHLGIKLTSRLTDLSGYLILGGAVLLTALLLIYAPSHHIERLWTFANYSGDAGGGVWPRTGSVFMLLMLGLLLPVYTLTGYDASAHTAEETVDASRNVPRGIIHAVIWASLFAWVLSCAFVIAIPDMKEAARQGWNVFFWVMDKTLPRPVELLVYAVIFVAQFLAGLATVTSVSRMIFAFARDDGLPASHLFKKVSPRFRTPVAAIWVGVGLAVAFTVYADAYSTVVSVTSIILYMSYAMPIAAGLFAYGRSWTRMGPWDMGPAYRIVAGLCIAVSLGIFYIGVQPPNGQALVVLLAIFAITGALWLVSERKRFKGPPIGSEIAKRRAEIAEAESLLDAAAEAAPPA
- a CDS encoding aldehyde dehydrogenase family protein, giving the protein MSEIVCISPIDGSVVDRRPTLSGSAIEAALTAARQAQREWAATPLAERCAKALAFLDAMLAMKDEVVPELAWQMGRPVRFGGEFGPMTDRVRYMVANAEAFLAPLVPAGASDASIRRFIRREPLGVVFTIAPWNYPYLTAVNSVVPALVAGNAVLLKHAAQTILVGDRFQMAMDRAGLPKGLFQTLALSHEDTSRIISAGAVDLVCFTGSTAAGQVIERAAAGTFTNVGLELGGKDPAYVRADANLEHAIENLVDGAFYNSGQCCCGIERIYVHESLYDRFVEGAAALAAKYVLGDPRDQATTLGPMAQARLAQVVRDQTAEALAMGAKALIDTTPFAADRGEGAYLAPQVLVDVDHRMRVMTEESFGPVVGIMKVSGDEEALKLMNDSVYGLTAAIWTSDVDAAQALGERIETGTVFMNRCDYLDPGLAWTGVKDTGRGATLSKLGYDALTRPKSFHLRSLA
- a CDS encoding glutamine synthetase family protein; the protein is MPDSRIATAEELADLVRRENLSHIKVGVFDVDGVMRGKYMSRDKFLSSLSGGYGFCDVVLGWDSDDQLYDNTRFTGWHTAYPDAAVRLLPQTVRRLPHEGGMPLVLSEFAGAAEAVCPRGVLRRVLNRADEVGYAVKAAAEFEFFVFSETPESVRAKHYQDLSSLTPGNFGYSMLRSGVHAELYRELLEFCEQLDLGIEGLHTETGPGVLEAALGVDEALAAADKAALFKTMAKVFFQRRGLMATFMAKWNADLPGSSGHLHSSLADKATGRGAFFDAGKAHNMSDTMRWYVGGQQALMPELLSMIACTVNSYSRLVPGYWAPTSATWGYENRTCALRVIGGSEKSQRVEYRIAAADINPYIALAAAIGSGLWGIEHRIEPDAPLTGNAYEQETSARALPGTLWESAQRLRASEAAKALFGEAFVDHYASTREWEERQARRAVTDWHLARYFEII